A genomic window from Winogradskyella sp. J14-2 includes:
- a CDS encoding TonB-dependent receptor domain-containing protein: MKQFLLLLILASSAILSAQPNSNKDIKNGSISGRVLDAGLNEPLPYVNIVIKDATSKVLTGGITDNEGNFTIEKIPEGSIQVEITFIGYKTILKNETIGNGNYNIKMGDIFLEEDSESLDEVTVVAETSTIQQKVDRKVITVGKDLTTSGPTASDIMNNLPSVNVDQQTGDISLRGNQNVQVMVDGKLTNISAAQLLRQIPSTSIKQIELITNPSAKYNPDGLSGIINIILHKNVNVGFNGNLTFGLAYQETPKFNSSIDMNYRNGKLNFFGNYGNNINRNENYGNVNRTNDGSIQLFNFLNRGTSHLYKVGFDYYINEKNTLSLFTNQNIFEGDTFGTTAIRFVDASSNEFQNNLNENENDSQQYNFNYKLDFDKEGHNIELEVDHNIFDGESFNDNNFVLQTDFIEDNLIERTRTTINLDYVNPLSEKSKLEFGLQTRLFDNKIDYFSDARLRDENGNSFPADINFDYSRNIYSAYATYSKSFEKWSMQLGLRAETVNVESEALQTNLSDNSSLFIPFENDYTEFYPSAFITYNASEKNTFQFSYSRRIDRPGIGQVNPLPEWNTPLISSFGNQELLPQFTNSFELNHTRNLEKGSLTGGVFYRIINDEINRAVFIDPADLNRIILTFDNFDNTSAYGIEVNGNYKFFKWWSVNGSFDLFGQTQRSISERLDVPTDIATVNDIIREEVKVDNVIWNFRLFNNFRVNESLSFSLFGLYRGRNKGVQFTQDVFAFVNVGMRYNFLEDNRATFSLNFNDIFNTMQFKFEGDRPFPQFGNFNWESRTVFAGLSYRFGGGKYRAKSRKQRDNDVKSDGGGFI, translated from the coding sequence ATGAAGCAGTTCTTACTATTGCTTATTTTGGCCTCATCAGCCATTTTAAGCGCTCAACCCAATTCCAACAAAGATATTAAAAACGGTTCTATATCTGGTCGTGTACTAGATGCTGGTCTTAACGAACCATTACCTTATGTAAATATTGTTATAAAAGATGCTACAAGTAAAGTTCTTACAGGTGGTATTACCGATAATGAAGGAAACTTCACTATCGAGAAAATTCCGGAAGGTTCTATACAAGTAGAAATTACATTCATAGGATATAAAACCATCTTAAAAAATGAAACTATCGGAAACGGTAACTACAATATTAAGATGGGAGACATTTTTTTAGAAGAAGATTCTGAAAGTCTAGATGAAGTTACAGTAGTTGCAGAAACCTCTACCATTCAACAAAAAGTAGATAGAAAAGTAATTACCGTTGGCAAAGATCTAACAACCTCTGGACCAACAGCTAGTGACATTATGAACAACTTACCATCTGTTAATGTAGATCAGCAAACAGGAGATATAAGCTTACGCGGTAACCAAAACGTGCAAGTTATGGTAGATGGCAAGCTCACTAACATATCGGCAGCACAATTGTTGCGCCAAATACCTTCTACTTCAATAAAACAAATTGAATTAATCACTAATCCATCAGCAAAATACAACCCTGATGGGTTAAGCGGCATCATCAATATTATTTTACACAAAAATGTTAATGTAGGTTTTAACGGTAATCTAACCTTTGGTTTAGCATATCAGGAAACACCAAAATTTAATAGTTCTATTGATATGAATTACAGAAATGGAAAACTTAACTTTTTTGGCAACTATGGTAATAATATTAACAGGAATGAAAACTACGGAAACGTTAACCGAACTAATGATGGCTCTATTCAACTATTCAATTTTTTAAATCGAGGCACTTCTCATTTATACAAGGTAGGTTTTGATTATTATATTAATGAAAAAAATACGCTCTCCCTTTTTACAAATCAAAACATCTTTGAAGGTGACACTTTTGGCACTACCGCTATACGTTTTGTTGATGCTAGCAGTAATGAGTTTCAGAATAATTTAAACGAAAACGAAAATGATTCGCAGCAATATAATTTTAACTATAAATTGGATTTTGATAAAGAAGGGCACAACATAGAGCTTGAGGTAGATCATAATATTTTTGATGGTGAATCCTTCAACGACAATAATTTTGTTTTACAAACCGATTTTATTGAAGACAACCTTATTGAACGCACACGAACAACAATCAATTTAGATTACGTTAATCCGTTGTCTGAAAAATCAAAGCTAGAATTTGGTTTACAAACACGCCTTTTTGATAATAAAATCGATTATTTTTCTGATGCCAGATTAAGAGATGAAAATGGTAACTCTTTTCCAGCAGACATTAACTTTGATTATTCCCGAAACATTTACTCTGCCTATGCTACTTATAGCAAATCTTTCGAAAAATGGTCCATGCAATTAGGTCTACGCGCCGAGACTGTAAATGTAGAGTCTGAAGCCTTACAAACTAACCTAAGTGATAACTCAAGTTTATTTATTCCTTTTGAGAACGATTATACAGAGTTTTATCCTTCAGCCTTTATTACATATAATGCATCAGAAAAAAATACATTTCAGTTTAGTTACAGCAGACGTATTGACCGACCAGGCATTGGGCAAGTCAATCCCTTACCAGAGTGGAATACTCCGTTAATTTCTTCTTTTGGAAATCAAGAACTTTTACCTCAGTTTACCAATTCGTTTGAGCTAAATCATACCAGAAATCTAGAAAAAGGCAGTCTAACCGGAGGTGTATTTTATCGTATTATAAATGACGAAATAAACCGCGCTGTTTTTATAGATCCTGCCGATTTAAACCGTATTATTTTAACGTTCGATAATTTTGATAATACCTCAGCTTACGGTATAGAAGTTAATGGAAATTACAAATTCTTTAAATGGTGGAGTGTTAATGGTAGTTTCGATTTATTTGGTCAAACTCAAAGAAGCATTTCTGAACGCTTAGACGTACCTACAGATATTGCAACGGTAAATGATATTATAAGAGAAGAAGTTAAAGTAGATAACGTCATTTGGAATTTTAGATTGTTCAACAATTTTAGAGTTAACGAATCGCTTTCATTTTCATTATTTGGTCTTTACAGAGGGCGAAATAAAGGAGTGCAGTTTACACAAGATGTATTTGCCTTTGTCAATGTTGGGATGCGCTATAATTTCCTGGAAGACAACAGAGCAACCTTTAGTCTTAATTTTAATGATATTTTTAATACCATGCAGTTTAAGTTTGAAGGAGATAGACCATTCCCTCAGTTTGGAAACTTTAACTGGGAAAGCCGAACCGTTTTTGCAGGATTATCGTACCGCTTTGGTGGTGGCAAATACAGAGCAAAGTCTCGTAAACAAAGAGATAATGATGTAAAGTCTGATGGTGGAGGTTTTATATAA
- a CDS encoding 3-oxoacyl-ACP synthase III family protein: MYNSRITGLGKYVPENVVTNDDLKQWMDTSDEWIQERTGIKERRWIDPKTSDDTTSIMGAKAAKIAIKRAGLTKDDIDFIIFATLSPDMYFPGGGVRVQELLEMDTIGALDVRNQCSGFIYGLSVADQFIKTGMYKNILVIGSENHSGGLERSTRGRGVTVIFGDGAGAVVLSREEDNSKGVLSTHLHSEGKHAKELALEGPSTGRWVDAIMEENDPDDVSYYPYMNGQFVFKHAVVRFSEAIIEGLTANNLQKEDIDMLIPHQANLRISQFIQKKFGLSDDRVYNNIMRYGNTTAASIPIALTEAWEEGKIKEGDNVVLAAFGSGFTWGSAIIKW, from the coding sequence ATGTATAATTCTAGAATAACAGGTTTAGGAAAGTACGTCCCTGAAAACGTAGTGACCAATGACGATTTAAAACAATGGATGGATACCAGTGACGAGTGGATACAAGAGCGTACTGGAATAAAAGAGCGTCGATGGATAGACCCAAAAACAAGTGATGATACCACATCAATAATGGGAGCCAAAGCAGCCAAAATTGCTATAAAACGTGCAGGTTTAACTAAAGATGATATTGATTTTATCATTTTTGCAACTTTAAGTCCAGATATGTATTTTCCTGGTGGTGGAGTACGTGTACAAGAATTGTTAGAAATGGATACTATAGGTGCTTTAGATGTCCGTAATCAATGTTCTGGTTTTATTTATGGCTTGTCTGTTGCAGATCAGTTTATTAAAACAGGTATGTATAAAAATATACTGGTCATTGGTAGTGAAAATCATTCTGGTGGTCTAGAGCGTTCAACACGAGGTAGAGGAGTTACGGTTATTTTTGGAGATGGCGCAGGTGCAGTTGTACTAAGTAGAGAAGAAGATAACAGCAAAGGTGTTTTATCTACACACTTACATTCTGAAGGCAAACATGCTAAAGAGCTTGCCTTAGAAGGTCCCAGTACTGGCCGTTGGGTTGATGCTATTATGGAAGAAAACGACCCAGACGATGTGTCTTATTATCCTTATATGAATGGCCAATTTGTATTTAAGCATGCAGTGGTACGTTTTAGTGAAGCGATTATTGAAGGCTTAACGGCTAATAATTTGCAAAAGGAAGATATTGATATGTTGATTCCGCACCAAGCCAATTTACGTATCTCTCAGTTTATACAGAAGAAGTTTGGTCTTAGTGACGACCGAGTTTATAATAATATTATGCGCTACGGAAACACCACGGCAGCCTCCATACCAATAGCTTTAACTGAAGCATGGGAAGAAGGCAAAATAAAAGAAGGTGATAACGTCGTCTTAGCAGCCTTTGGTAGTGGTTTTACTTGGGGAAGCGCTATTATAAAATGGTAA
- a CDS encoding alpha/beta hydrolase family protein, producing the protein MKFLIKVLVCCFLVSGYAQQSLTYQQPSEEILELADVELAPGVQIDSKGERMVLLYRNQYKSIEELSETELRLAGLRINPVTNIGSRTNYYTNLKVKKIKDKEATQVSGLPENARLSGFSWSPDETMIACLNTTTKGVEVWVLDIAQAKVTKLTDANVNANMRSTISWFKDNKHLLVKMLPSDRKDLIDTATAVPTGPTVSVSDGAKAQNRTYQDLLKTPNDEFNFEQLARSEIKKVSITGTVEDFLGADMYRGVSFSPDGNYIMVTKVKRPFSYIVTYTRFPYESIIYDVNGKMIKSVNDVPLDEVRPKGFMATRMGKRSMQWRGDKPATLVWAEALDNGDPEVKVDYRDVVYQLDAPFNGKPKEILKTKQRFSGIQWGNENNAIAFDYWWNTRNLKTYLFNPSNGDSKIISDRNYQDVYSDPGNFITSKNEYGRYTLTMNGNKLYLMGDGYSEKGQFPFIDEYNINSGKTNRLYQSEYTDKLESLYDAIDMKKGEILVRIESKTEYPNYYIRNIKKDNLTPITAFENPFKSLENVDKRVISYKRDDGLDLEGTLYLPLDYKEGEKYPMILWAYPREYKDKASASQSTSNPNEFVYPYWGSPIYWVTKGYVVLDDAAFPIVGEGDEEPNDSFRTQLVANGKAAIDAVDNLGYIDRDKVAVGGHSYGAFMTANLLSHSDLFAAGIARSGAYNRTLTPFGFQSEERSYWEAPEIYYNMSPFMHADKMKTPLLLIHGVADNNSGTYPLQSERYFNALKGLGAPVRLVMLPKESHGYRAKESIMHMLWEQDQWLEKHVKNRKKKEEKIEKAEMIKD; encoded by the coding sequence ATGAAATTTTTAATCAAAGTATTAGTATGCTGCTTTTTAGTAAGTGGTTATGCACAACAAAGTCTTACCTACCAACAACCCTCAGAAGAAATTTTGGAATTAGCTGATGTAGAATTAGCACCAGGAGTACAAATAGACAGTAAAGGTGAACGTATGGTTTTGCTTTATCGTAACCAATACAAATCAATAGAAGAATTGTCAGAAACCGAATTAAGACTTGCTGGTTTAAGGATTAATCCGGTAACTAATATTGGTAGTAGAACTAACTATTATACCAATCTTAAGGTTAAAAAGATTAAGGACAAAGAAGCTACACAAGTTTCAGGATTACCAGAAAACGCGCGTCTTTCTGGTTTTAGCTGGTCACCAGACGAAACCATGATTGCCTGCCTTAATACCACAACCAAAGGTGTAGAGGTCTGGGTGCTTGATATAGCACAGGCTAAGGTTACCAAACTAACAGACGCCAACGTTAATGCCAATATGAGAAGCACAATAAGCTGGTTTAAAGACAACAAACATCTTTTAGTTAAAATGTTGCCAAGTGACAGAAAAGATCTCATAGACACCGCAACTGCTGTACCAACAGGACCAACAGTTTCTGTAAGCGATGGCGCTAAAGCGCAAAACAGAACCTATCAAGATTTATTAAAAACTCCTAATGACGAGTTTAATTTTGAACAGTTAGCACGATCTGAAATTAAAAAGGTGTCCATTACAGGTACTGTAGAGGATTTTTTAGGAGCAGATATGTATCGTGGTGTAAGTTTTTCGCCAGATGGTAATTATATAATGGTTACTAAAGTAAAGCGTCCATTCTCTTATATTGTTACCTACACCAGGTTTCCTTATGAAAGCATTATTTACGACGTTAATGGTAAAATGATAAAAAGTGTAAACGACGTTCCGTTAGACGAAGTAAGACCAAAAGGTTTTATGGCTACAAGAATGGGTAAGCGGAGTATGCAATGGCGTGGAGATAAACCAGCAACTTTAGTTTGGGCAGAAGCACTAGATAATGGTGACCCTGAAGTAAAAGTAGATTACAGAGATGTGGTGTATCAGTTAGATGCACCATTTAATGGCAAACCAAAAGAAATTCTAAAGACTAAGCAGCGTTTTTCTGGTATACAATGGGGAAATGAAAATAATGCAATTGCTTTTGATTATTGGTGGAATACAAGAAACTTAAAAACCTATTTATTTAATCCTTCTAATGGTGATTCAAAAATTATTTCAGATCGCAACTATCAAGATGTTTACAGTGATCCAGGAAATTTTATCACTTCAAAAAATGAATATGGTCGTTACACCTTAACCATGAATGGTAATAAACTCTATTTAATGGGAGATGGTTATTCCGAAAAAGGTCAGTTTCCGTTTATTGATGAGTATAATATCAATTCAGGAAAAACAAATCGTCTTTACCAATCTGAATACACCGATAAATTAGAAAGCTTGTATGATGCTATAGACATGAAAAAAGGAGAAATCCTTGTGCGCATTGAATCTAAAACTGAATACCCAAATTATTACATCAGAAACATTAAAAAGGACAATTTAACTCCAATCACAGCTTTTGAAAATCCGTTTAAGAGTCTCGAAAATGTTGATAAACGTGTTATTAGTTACAAACGCGATGATGGATTAGATTTAGAAGGAACGCTCTACTTACCTTTAGATTATAAAGAAGGTGAAAAATATCCTATGATTTTATGGGCTTATCCTCGTGAATATAAGGATAAAGCGAGTGCCTCGCAAAGCACTTCAAATCCAAATGAGTTTGTATATCCATATTGGGGCTCACCGATTTATTGGGTAACCAAAGGCTATGTTGTTTTAGATGATGCCGCTTTCCCTATTGTAGGCGAAGGAGACGAAGAGCCAAATGATTCCTTTAGAACACAATTAGTAGCAAACGGAAAAGCAGCAATCGATGCGGTAGACAATCTAGGATATATAGATAGAGATAAAGTTGCCGTAGGTGGTCATAGTTATGGTGCTTTTATGACAGCTAATCTATTATCGCATTCTGATTTGTTTGCAGCAGGAATTGCCAGAAGTGGCGCATATAACAGAACCTTAACACCATTTGGCTTTCAAAGTGAAGAGCGAAGCTACTGGGAAGCACCAGAAATCTATTATAACATGTCACCTTTTATGCATGCCGATAAAATGAAGACTCCGCTCCTATTGATTCATGGTGTAGCTGATAACAATTCTGGTACATACCCATTACAAAGTGAGCGTTACTTCAATGCCTTAAAAGGCTTAGGTGCACCAGTAAGATTGGTAATGTTACCAAAAGAAAGTCATGGATACAGAGCAAAAGAGTCTATAATGCATATGCTTTGGGAACAAGACCAATGGTTAGAAAAGCACGTAAAAAACAGAAAAAAGAAAGAAGAAAAAATTGAAAAAGCAGAAATGATTAAAGACTAA
- the htpG gene encoding molecular chaperone HtpG, which produces MAKGSINVSVENIFPLIKKFLYSDHEIFLRELISNATDATLKLKHLTSIGESKVDYGEPKIEVKIDKEGKKLHIIDQGLGMTAEEVKKYINQVAFSGAEEFLNKYEDSAKDAGIIGHFGLGFYSAFMVADKVEIITKSHTDAPAAHWTCDGSPEFTLEEADKTERGTEIILHIAEGEEEFLEDGRIRELLTKYNKFMPIPIKFGTKEINDPDFTPKTTKDKDGKETTEPHKKITVDDIINNPNPAWTKQPADLEDQDYKNFYRELYPMQFEEPLFHIHLNVDYPFNLTGILYFPKMTNDLNIQKDKIQLYQNQVFVTDNVEGIVPEFLTMLRGVIDSPDIPLNVSRSYLQADGAVKKISSYITRKVADKLKSLFNSNREDFEKKWDDIKIVIEYGMLSEEKFFEKADAFALYPTVDGKYFTFEELTNAIKAKQTDKDDKMVILYASNKDEQHAYIQAAKDKDYEVLLLDSPIVSHLMQKLETTKENISFARVDADHIDNLIKKDDTTISKLSDDEKTKLDELLKEVVPSEKFMVQLEAMDSNASPFMITQPEFMRRMKEMQQTGGGMFGMGNMPEMYNLIVNTNHDLVNEILNTKTKKKQERLINQSLDLARLSQGLLKGEELTNFIKRSYEMIK; this is translated from the coding sequence ATGGCAAAAGGAAGTATTAATGTATCGGTAGAAAATATCTTTCCGTTAATTAAAAAATTCTTGTACTCAGATCACGAAATCTTTTTACGTGAGCTCATCAGTAACGCAACTGATGCAACCTTAAAACTAAAGCACCTAACTAGTATTGGCGAATCTAAAGTTGATTACGGAGAGCCAAAAATCGAAGTTAAGATTGATAAGGAAGGTAAAAAGCTTCATATTATAGACCAAGGTTTGGGTATGACAGCCGAAGAGGTTAAAAAATACATTAACCAAGTCGCATTTTCTGGTGCCGAAGAATTCTTAAACAAATATGAAGATTCGGCAAAAGATGCTGGTATTATTGGACATTTTGGTCTCGGGTTCTACTCTGCGTTTATGGTAGCAGACAAAGTAGAAATCATTACAAAATCCCACACAGATGCACCTGCTGCGCATTGGACGTGTGACGGTTCTCCTGAATTTACTCTGGAAGAAGCGGATAAAACCGAAAGAGGTACAGAAATTATCCTTCATATTGCTGAAGGTGAAGAAGAGTTTTTGGAAGACGGAAGAATTCGTGAGCTGTTGACCAAGTACAACAAGTTTATGCCAATTCCGATTAAATTTGGAACTAAGGAAATTAACGACCCAGATTTTACACCAAAAACAACCAAGGACAAAGACGGAAAAGAAACGACTGAGCCTCACAAAAAAATTACTGTAGACGATATTATCAATAACCCTAATCCTGCATGGACAAAACAACCTGCAGACTTAGAGGACCAAGATTACAAAAACTTCTACAGAGAGCTGTACCCAATGCAGTTTGAAGAGCCGCTTTTCCACATTCATCTTAATGTAGATTATCCGTTTAACTTAACAGGAATCTTGTATTTCCCAAAGATGACGAATGATCTTAATATTCAAAAAGATAAAATTCAACTGTATCAAAACCAAGTTTTTGTAACCGATAATGTAGAAGGTATCGTACCCGAATTCTTAACTATGTTGAGAGGTGTTATCGATTCGCCAGACATTCCATTAAACGTTTCGCGCAGTTATTTACAGGCTGATGGTGCAGTAAAAAAGATTTCATCTTACATAACACGTAAGGTTGCTGATAAGTTAAAATCATTGTTCAATAGTAACCGTGAAGATTTCGAAAAGAAATGGGACGACATTAAAATTGTTATTGAATACGGAATGCTTTCTGAAGAAAAGTTCTTTGAGAAAGCTGATGCTTTTGCTTTATATCCAACGGTTGATGGTAAATACTTCACCTTTGAAGAATTAACCAATGCTATTAAAGCTAAGCAGACTGATAAGGATGATAAAATGGTGATTCTTTACGCGTCTAATAAAGATGAGCAGCATGCTTACATACAAGCAGCTAAAGATAAAGATTACGAAGTATTATTATTAGATTCTCCAATCGTAAGTCACTTAATGCAAAAGTTAGAAACCACAAAAGAAAATATTTCTTTTGCGCGTGTAGATGCAGATCATATTGATAACCTTATCAAAAAAGACGATACTACAATTTCTAAGTTATCTGACGATGAGAAAACAAAGCTAGATGAGCTTTTAAAAGAAGTTGTGCCATCAGAAAAGTTCATGGTACAATTAGAGGCTATGGATAGCAATGCGTCTCCATTTATGATTACACAACCAGAGTTTATGCGCAGAATGAAAGAGATGCAACAAACTGGTGGTGGTATGTTTGGTATGGGCAATATGCCAGAGATGTATAACTTAATCGTAAATACCAATCACGACTTAGTTAATGAAATTCTAAACACAAAGACCAAGAAAAAGCAAGAACGCTTAATTAATCAGAGTTTGGACTTAGCACGTTTATCGCAAGGCTTACTTAAAGGTGAAGAGTTAACAAACTTCATTAAACGCAGCTACGAGATGATAAAATAA